In Stenotrophomonas sp. ASS1, the following proteins share a genomic window:
- a CDS encoding 5'-nucleotidase, lipoprotein e(P4) family → MRRPVSLSLTLLATAALGLSACKRVDAPAAEATAPEAPAAAAKADGALDATANDNLNAVLWMQRAQEYKAITEQTYRAAADHLDAALKEAHWDALVPEERGNEAKGLKPAVVLDVDETVLDNSPYQARLVRDGKEYDELTWDQWVAEKKAKAIPGVVDFAKAANAKGVTLLYISNRAVHLKDATLANLREQGLPVADDSVFLGLGTVVEGCEQAGSEKNCRRRLAGQKYRVLMQFGDQLGDFVEVTANTNDGRDALLQQYHDWFGERWWMLPNPTYGGFEPAQFNNDYSQSRQARHDAKRAALDYAP, encoded by the coding sequence ATGCGTCGTCCTGTTTCCCTGTCCCTGACCCTGCTCGCCACCGCGGCGCTGGGCCTGTCCGCCTGCAAGCGCGTGGATGCGCCTGCCGCCGAAGCCACTGCGCCGGAGGCCCCGGCCGCCGCTGCCAAGGCCGATGGCGCGCTCGATGCCACTGCCAACGACAACCTCAATGCGGTGCTGTGGATGCAGCGTGCGCAGGAGTACAAGGCGATCACCGAGCAGACCTACCGTGCCGCCGCCGACCACCTGGATGCCGCGCTGAAGGAAGCCCACTGGGATGCGCTGGTGCCGGAAGAACGCGGCAACGAGGCCAAGGGCCTGAAGCCGGCCGTGGTGCTGGACGTGGATGAGACCGTGCTGGACAACTCGCCCTACCAGGCGCGCCTGGTCCGCGACGGCAAGGAATACGACGAGCTGACCTGGGACCAGTGGGTGGCCGAAAAGAAGGCCAAGGCCATTCCGGGCGTGGTTGATTTCGCCAAGGCCGCCAACGCCAAGGGCGTGACCCTGCTGTACATCTCCAACCGTGCCGTGCACCTGAAGGACGCGACCCTGGCCAACCTGCGCGAGCAGGGCCTGCCGGTGGCCGATGACAGCGTGTTCCTGGGCCTGGGTACCGTGGTCGAAGGCTGCGAGCAGGCCGGCAGCGAGAAGAACTGCCGCCGCCGCCTGGCCGGGCAGAAGTACCGCGTGCTGATGCAGTTCGGCGACCAGCTGGGCGATTTCGTCGAAGTGACCGCCAACACCAACGACGGTCGTGACGCGCTGCTGCAGCAGTACCACGACTGGTTCGGCGAGCGCTGGTGGATGCTGCCGAACCCGACCTACGGCGGCTTCGAGCCGGCGCAGTTCAACAACGACTACAGCCAGTCGCGCCAGGCCCGTCACGACGCCAAGCGCGCTGCGCTGGACTACGCACCGTGA
- the pyrF gene encoding orotidine-5'-phosphate decarboxylase, producing MSRAPLPLRDDERLIFALDVPDRVQALEWVDRLGDSVAFYKIGMELLASGEYFQVLDELARRDKRVFVDLKFFDIPATAAAVIKRLSQWPVSYATIHGWHPAMMEACAAANSSDMRLLAVTVLTSMGRPDLAQMGIDREPVDVVVERALAAQAAGIDGVIASGQEAGPIRAATGAGFSIVCPGIRPGGPVGDDQKRTVGVAQAFADGADAIVVGRPIRLAADPQAAARAIQQEIASALAAR from the coding sequence GTGAGCCGCGCGCCACTGCCGCTGCGCGATGACGAGCGCCTGATCTTCGCGCTGGACGTGCCTGACCGCGTGCAGGCGCTGGAGTGGGTCGACCGCCTCGGCGACAGCGTGGCGTTCTACAAGATCGGCATGGAACTGCTCGCCTCCGGCGAGTACTTCCAGGTGCTGGACGAGCTGGCCCGCCGCGACAAGCGCGTGTTCGTCGACCTGAAGTTCTTCGACATCCCGGCCACCGCCGCGGCGGTGATCAAGCGCCTGTCGCAGTGGCCGGTCAGCTACGCCACCATCCACGGCTGGCACCCGGCGATGATGGAAGCCTGCGCCGCCGCCAACAGCAGCGACATGCGCCTGCTGGCGGTGACCGTGCTGACCTCGATGGGCCGCCCGGACCTGGCGCAGATGGGCATCGACCGTGAGCCGGTGGACGTGGTGGTCGAGCGCGCGCTGGCCGCGCAGGCGGCCGGTATCGATGGCGTGATCGCCTCGGGCCAGGAAGCCGGCCCGATCCGCGCCGCTACCGGCGCCGGGTTCTCGATCGTCTGTCCGGGCATCCGCCCCGGCGGCCCGGTCGGCGATGACCAGAAGCGTACCGTTGGCGTGGCCCAGGCCTTTGCCGATGGCGCCGATGCCATCGTGGTCGGTCGCCCGATCCGCCTGGCCGCCGATCCGCAGGCCGCGGCCCGGGCCATCCAGCAGGAAATCGCGTCGGCGTTGGCTGCACGCTGA